CTGCGATCCATGAGCACGTTTCTTGAGCCTCCTCCGCCGAGTAGATGTAGCAGCAGAAGTAGGAGTACCTTCCTTCGTGCGttgccatcatcatcgtcatcgtcatccacATGGCTACATGGCAACATGGCCCATGGTCGTGCCCAAAATTAACCTGACCAGGGCATGATCATGACGACGGAACGCAGAAAGAACGCGAACGCAGTCAGAGTCGCTGGCCCGAAGAGAGTCGAGTCGCTATAAATTCTATTGGCGTATCTATCTACACTATTTCTAATTTAGAActgagccccccccccccccccccccccccccccccgccctcGTCCCCTTCCATACTTCCAGCAGTGTAGCCTGCCTCCGCCACTGCATCTGGTGGTGGCATCTCTGCTACGAGTAGATCAGCGGAGAGCAGAGCTGCCTCTCAGAGCTGCCTCTCAGCTTACCATGTTCCATGAATGTTGGCCGAGAGTCGTCGCTTTGGCCAATTTAAGTTTAAGTGCTTTGGTAACAGTTTCGCGCTTTCGAAACTTGAGTCgtgatttatttttctttgcctcctccaccacctcctccttctcctgctgcctcctccatCTCGGAAAGAGGCTTCTCTTCTGGGGTTTCTGCGGTGAAGGAATTCCTTCGCCTATTCAACCCCCGCTCCACCTCTTTTCAAGTGCCGTTTTTCACGCCACAACACGCAATCGCTGAAGCTCAAGTAAATTAGGAAAATTGATCTAAATTTTCTTGGGAACCTTTCCCATTTCGGTTTGCTGTGCGGGGGATGGCCAAGGGGCAAggggtacggtacggtacggttAGGGCCTGCCCTGTGCATCAGGCACATGTTGGGCTTAAGGTTTTCCTCAGGTTCAAAGTTGAAACCAAGGCAGATGAGAAGGGACATCCTTTGAGGCCTTCATCGaccaattaaaattcaataaaaattcaagCAATTCCAACGAAAATGAGCTGAGCCTGGGCTTCCGAGAGCTTATCACCAAATTGAAAATCTCCAAATCGGGGGCATGACTAGAAGCAATCAGTACAAGTTCCATGTAAACAGTATCAGCATCGGGCCAAGGCCCGGGACCCCAGAGCAAAGCCCGCAAAGCCCGCAGAGAGGAGGAACGGCAACAAGTTGAAGTTAAAAATCTTTGCGCGGGTCAGCGACAAAGTCAAGTGCAAGTCCAAGTCGAAGAGTGGTGTCTCCTCCATTCTCTGCCTCCTCAGCGCAGTagccaggcagcagccgtAGCGGCAGCGTGGCATGCAACCGATGCCAGTCCCCAGTCCTTGCCGCTCGTTCGGTCGTCACATAATCTGCTCCAAATCAAAATTGCTTATTAAACGTGGAGACCGAGAGAGCTTCGAGTGCAATGCCATGGCCGGGACGGTACGGGGTCTAGGCCTTGGTGTCGTCTCTACGAGGAGGCACTCCTATTCCTGCCTGAACCCAACAATTGGTCATGGATAGTGCTGGGCGATGGAGCTTGACTCCTGGAACTAGTTCGCAAGCAACTAGTGGAAGAAGTACCATATAAAGTCAGGAATCCCCAGGATTTTTCAAATAATACTTTAAACAGTATTTAAGAGAACTCTACAATAAACTGGGAATATATTTCGGGTTCGACTTTATGCGAAAGAGGCAGAATAAAGTACGCCTAGATatacttatatgtatatggaattACTTAAACTTTCGCATTTCCATTCAGCACTTGCACTGACCAAAACAGTTCTTAAATGGTGTCATATTCTAAGAACGAACTACAACCCGAGAACTTACGAGggaaccgaaccgaatcgaACCAAACTCACACTTTACTCATCTCTAAACAgggaggctggggctggggctggtgacTGGTGACTGCGTAGCTCCCAAAACGAATCTGTCGCCGCATCGGATATCGTGTATGCCTAGGCGGCGGAGGTACGAGTAAAATGGCAAAAACGaacgaaaagaagaaaaattgCTGCCGAATTCTGGGGCCAATGGAGGAAGCCATTGGACGGAGTTCGAGTCGATCACGATTGCCGTTCGAATCCGCAGAGGGAAGCCTCAATAAGCCAGGCCCCATATCTTGATAGGCATGGGATGCGGCGCTACAGGCCGAGCATTGAtcgacgatgacgatgtcgATGACGATGAAGACGAGGACGCAGACGAGGACGATGGACAACGTGCAAAGCTGCCAATGAACCAAATCCAGCCTCTAGCTCGCCGTCtatacctctctctctctgtctctgtctgtccagATTTATCTCAATTTCTACATTTGACCTGTGAACCACAATGgattttgtatatattataattgCTGACCGTGCTACACAATCTCCAGCCTCGACTCTACGACTCTTCGACTCTTActgtggctctgactctgggtCTCTGTGGTCAAGAGTCGATGGAGAGATTGTGCGGTGCCCACTGTAGTGCCTCGGAAGCGAACTGAATTCGATGCGATGCGCTGCCTTCGACTGCCATATCACTGCCAATGCATCGGGATTTTCGCTTCGCATTTCTGCTCTCTGCTTTTGCCTGTGTCCAGGCCTTTCCAAGAAGCTGGttctggctctagctctggctctgaatATAGCTCTGCTTAACCTGGcctgaaagctgaaagctgaaCACTTTTTTGTGGACTTGTCGCATTAGCACCAGGCCTGCAACGGGATTAGGCGAGATGGCGATTGCATTTATGCGGCCTCAGCCTCGGGCTTAGAGCCCTTGAACGATCCACCGATTGGAGTGCCGATCGATCGGTGAACATGAAagagctgaaagctgaaatGAGTTTGTGCAAAATAGGTGtcgagtgccagtgccaggcaATTGGCCATCAATGATCGAAGCGATTAATAGCGAATATATTGCTAATTACTGATCGCCTTCAATCGCTAACTGATCATTTTTCGAGGATTTTGTATGCTGAATCCGAAagttttgggttttctttttgtattgATAATCGCTGGATCATTCATTACTAGCAGCTTTATCACAAAAATCTGATAATTAAcggttttaatttaatttaatagaAATCTTCTTCATCTGATCTCTAGTATCCTATTACCTTCTCCAAACCAAGAACAGAACTAACACCATTACTCTtcaatttatgttttatttgacGATCCTTAACCGAGTGCTAAATTTTGACACCATCTCGACCTCCAGCCACAGCCCACATAGCAAGCGTAATGCAAGGCTTGCCGAAGTGACCTATGGTTCGAGCTAGAGATGGCTGTCCACTCATTCGGAGGGAGGGTGAAGCATGCCCCACTTCAACGCCTTCATGTCCTTCTCACAGTTCCGACAGGCCAGTCCAACGCCGAATCCTGCACCCATCCAGACCGGCCAACGACGACGCCGCAAGAACCACAGGGAGACGCCGGCACCAATCACCATGCCCCCAGCTGCCTTAACAATGACATCGCACACGCAACGACCAAGGCTTTCACGATTACTATCGTCAGAGCAGGAAGAAGACATCTTTCTCtcttgctttttgttgtattttctcTAATTGTTTCGATCTAAACGTTTGAAATTGTAGAGCAGAAAGTGAATTTGGATAGAAATATGGTTCAACAAAAACCTCATGGGATACTAGAGATTTTGATTCAGTTTCAACTTATATACCCCCAGGTATTGGTGGTGGTGCTACGCATTGGTGCAGTTTTCCCACTTAACCTCGCGACTCGGCATAATCGATCACGATCGATTTCTGCCAAAATAGATTATAATCGATACATAGATAGGCTAACCAGCCTCCGCTTCCCCCTGGACACAATCTTGTGCAATCTTATCGATCTATATGGGCATTGAACATGCgagcagtcgcagtcgcagtcccagtcccagtctccTAGCTCTAAGCTCCTAGCTCCTAGCTGCCAGCTGCCCAGCTCTTGGCTTCCAATCCAACTGCCGAACTCTTGCACCTACAATCAACCATTCGACAGCGGCATCGGCAGCTGGTAAGCTGGGTAATCATGTCAGTATAAGGAAAATACCCCAACATTGTTTTTATCGATATGCCCCAGCAGAACAGAACTCCAGTGGAGGAGGAACAGATGGAAGGTGGAAGGTGTGTGAAGGCGAAATGCTCCATTGCGATTGGGAGTGGAAAGTGttccttcctttttctttgctgCCTGATTGAGGTAGAGCAAAACATAACATCTCTTTGCGAATTGCAGAACATTcagaacatttttgtttgtttgctctgACGTCTGGGATATAGATATTTTGAGTATGTGGAAGAAGTATTGTTAGGGATGGGCCATCATTCGATTGTTAAGATATCTTGCTCAAAGAACTGGGGGAGTCTGTCATCAGCTCCTCAATCTTGCAGCTATCTTTTGCCTCTTTGTGCCTCGGCTGTAGAGTAACCAATCGTCGTCTATCCCTCAATCAAATCCCCTCGAACGGGGAAGCGTTCTTCTTTGGATTTTCTTTTAGCTTGGGAAAACAGCGCCAGCGACCGTGTTGACGTGTTAAGTGCTTTAGCCAGGAGatggccccaaaaaaaaaccttctgtctgtctgcctcttCCACTTGCTTGGGCTTAGGCTATAATTTCAGCTCACCGCCCACCATTTTTTCGAGGCAGTTTGCCTCGCCCCGCCCCCACGATATGGGGGCGCAACGAGGCCTAACTCGAAAATTGCAAATTCGGGTGTTCAATCGAGTCAAATCCTTTTCTATTACCAACTCAACCGCCGCTCCACCAGCTCTGTGTTTAAAGAAATTGTCGGCCACATGAGCAATTTAATGCCTGATTTGCCctgtctcgtctcgtctcgtctcccTCCTCAACTCTCCGTCCTttgttctggctctggctctggctctggctctgtctctggttgTGTGGCTCTATGGTTCTGGTTCTCGTTTCGCCTTTGTGTCTGGATCTATCTTTTGCCCCTTGCCATTGTAGGTGTCGGCGGCCCAGTCGGGTGTTGGCACAGTTATTTGCCTCCAGTTTCGGCTCCTTTAGATGGaagatggtggtggtgggatGACCCACAGAGTGGTCGATTAGATCAAGATCAATTGGCATTTGTTGCTCTTGTGATTGGGATAGATATTTCTCGTACAGTGATCCCAGGGATACCAGCTAAAAATCGCCCAATATGCACTCCTTAGCTGTATCATATGATGTGATATCGGATACTGATCATCGGGAGATatacttatatacatatgggTCGACCTATAGGTCTAAACGGTAGAAAGATAAACGAATCCAATACTCAGTTCTATAAACCACACATACCTCAAGCAGCCAAGCCTTAACCAAGACATCCCCTAGACATTTTTGGTTAATCCCAGAGCACACATAACTCTATCGAACTGTCCATAACATGTGTCCCATCCATGGCTAAGATTCCAGTTGGTTAGTTCTTGTCTACAAATTGGACTAAACTACTCAGGATCATAATAAAGACATTTATGGACCCGCGACCGGATTCAATTGTGCGGCATTCAACAATTTTTGCAATCAGTACGAGAGGAGAGGGGACCTGGACATGGACTCcagctccgactccgacttcgaCTAAGAACTGGAATAATGCGATCCACTTGGCTGGCCCAGGGCAATGCGTTCGTGTGTTGGGTGGGTGTCCCTATAGCTGGTCGTGCCTGGGCCGAGAGCTGGACAGGCAGGACGGGGGGCAGGAGTGGCAGGAGTGGCTGCAGAAGTACAACTCAATGAGGCACATGCAAGTCAAAACtttggcccggcccggcctgggcctgggcccgTTGGCCATATGGTCTCCTGCTCTCATCAATTCCGTCTTGGGGCTGGCTGCCTTGCCTTGGtcgggcctgggcctgggcctgggtctgtctctggctttgagcctggctctggctcatTATAGATGCAGCGCcgatttgttttgttgtccCCCCATTTGACTTTGAATTGATAGCATCAGGAGGCAGCGGCATCCAAGACTCCAAGTCccactccgactccgactctgccGTCGGCTGCCGCAGCAGCGCCCAGTTTTCTCCCCTTTTTCCCCAGCCACATGGGTGCTTtgggcttttccttttccttttttttgcctgCATTtaagatatatataaatgtatttgAACAATTGAGTTTGCTGCGCATGCGCATGCCTAGTGCAAATATTTTAGATTCGCATAAACTTTGCATAGTTTTTGACCAGGCTTTACACCAGttccctcgccctcgcccacCAGCCGGCACAGTGGAGCAAACCAGCATTCAGATTGAATAACTATCATTATTTCAAATACTTTCAAGAATATTCTGCTCGTGGGAGCTCTCGAGTTTCCATCGAAACAGCTGATGGTATGATATGGTAGATGATTGGGGCCTCACAAAACTTTTGCTATAAGCTTTTTCATTAGTCTTCGGCTCACACACAGTTCTTAAATATTCCTTCTTTGTGGACCACTGTTCATGAGTGCCTTGAATCCctgcgtgtgtgtatctgtgctgtgctgtgcatGGTGTCCACGCACTCGTCGCAGTCACTGTGTGGTTGccgttgtttctgtttctgttcctgttcctcttGTCCGAGCTGTTGTTCCTGGTCGGCGGGGCCTTGGGCTGTTTAGCTGCGCATTTTTATTTAACatatcatttaaaattcatgTAAAACACATGTAGCTGGGGCTTGGGCTGTGCCTTGTGGTTggggcagtggctgtggcagcgacCGACTGTGCGGACACTGCTTTGCATACCGTAGGCATAAAGTCCTAGGAGgcagtgagagtgagagagagagggagagggagagcggacCCTCAGACAGTGGGACGGACACATCACACCCAAgcgccaggagcaggaggcccGGCCCGCCAGCGAGCGATTGAGGGTTAGGGGAATGGGGAATCGCATTCATAAGCAGAGGATTCCCCTCTGTCCCCATCCTGTATCTGCAGTCGCATATCTACGagcggacagacagacatacagacagacGAGCCCATGAACAGTCTCTGGGTATggtctctggctttggctctgggtCTTGGGATCTCTGTGGatctgtggatgtggattgTGGATGAAGATGTCGCTTGTTGCATGctgcatttaatttgtaaaCAAAGTCTTTAGTTTATGACTTGGAGTTTTATTTTAGCATATCTAGGCCTGTTGCGCCTCCCTCATCCCCATAccatctctctgtctctgttgccTCTCTATCGGCTGTGCCTCCCGCTAGCCGTTTTGTAGGAAATTTGTAAACAATTCCAAATTCCAGAACGCATCGCATCATTTTCAACACAATTTGCATAtgcagcaggaggcaggaggggcaggagTGGGCGCAGCAgtagcaccagcagcagcaggagcaggaggatccgatctgatctgcgactgggactggaactgggactTGGGGGATAGACAGAAGCCATTGTTAATGCCTTGAGGTTGACCTTTTGCCTGGCCCGTCCGTTACCCTGTGGCAGCCATAACAAATCAGCAATGACGTGCCCCGACACTAAATGCAATTTATAACACTTTTTATCCCTGTTCCATCGCATCTTGAATGCATCGCTGGGATGCCCTGGGATGGGATGGTTGCTGGTGGTTTCTTGTGGTTTCTTGTGGCTTCTGGTGGTTGGTTGGTTCCTTGGAAGATTGTCAAACAACTTGACTTAAAGGAAAGTTAACGAGCAGAGCGGCAGCAAAGCAGACGTCCCCGTCCTCGTAGCTCCTGGTTCCATCATTGCGATGAACGACAACTTCATCATGACGGGGCCCCGCACGTCGACGAGATGTCTCTTCTGCTGTCATCAGCATCAACACACTACGAACGAACGGGCGGACCGACGGACGGGCGGACGGAcgggcggacggacggacggacggacccCAAAAAGGCCATCAAAAGCGTTCAGCCAGCGAACGTAAAATGCAACAAGAATGGCTCAGAGGGAGTGGGGGCCATCACAGAAAGAGGCTTTCACTCGGGGTAGTCCATGGCCACAGAATACTCTTTCGGATAACGGAATAAAATGTTAATTCGGAAGAATCAGAGCGAGTCCTGTATGCTAACAATCCATGAAGAAATTAATAGTTATTCGTTGTTCATTTTTAGGTTTTTCTAAGCTCTAAAGAGGGGGCGCCTTGGCTCTTTTCAGCCACCTGCTTAAGctagaaaataaagaaacatATATTCGAATTTTCATAATTGCTTTGCCTTTGGTAGTTTTTTTCGTACCTGaagaatacatatgtacgagtgcACTCCCTAGACGATCCAACAACTGAAGAAAACTGAGCAAAACACTGCAAAATTATCCTGTATTTCGTATGGGCATAGACGAATGACATTCTTCTCTATGCAGTCAAGCGATATTGACCGATTATTGCTTAATTATAGGGTATTACTCTCACCCTCTGCCAATGCACACGACAGCCTCCTACGACAGCAAACTGCACTTGTCTGGGGCTTGGTTTTTATGAACGTTTGGgctttaaaataaaactaccgcggcttcgctctctctcgcaaccaccacccccaacccccaatccccaatcccctgTCCCTCTGTCCTGCCCAGGCACATGaataatgcaaatgcaaaagcagAAGAGTGCAGAGAAtcacccaaaaaccaaaaataaaaataaaaaaaggaagagaCCGACACACCTACATGGCCAGCTTTCTCTCTCccagagcagccgcagctggGCTTAATGCGCCATAActcaccaacaccaacacaaacaAATCCACACCCACACTAATAACAGTAGACTAACACAAGGAAGGAACACATCGCATCGCCATCTCATCTAATATGACCGCCCGTCACTCATTAAGCCGACGCTGTCGTCCGCTCTTTATTGTCgcttatattttctatatagaAAATGTTTTTGTAGCCGGCGGTTATCAGAGAGCTCAGGAAATTGCGATTTTTCATTTcagtattttgtttttctatttattttttttttgggggggggggggaagagagggagagaaagaggcGGCATCGCATCAAATTTTGTCAAAATTtttcgttgctgttgcattaTTTTAGCAAAATAATTAACACGAACCCAGTCAgaccatccatctatccatccatccacccagcATTCCTTTTACCCATCAATCAGTGAGGCAGTCTGCAGCATCTGCTGATCCTGCCGGTCCTAGTCCTGGTCCGTGCCCGGATTCTTGTGCCTTGAGGCATTTATGGTCCTTCCTAAGCAGCCGCATTatatgcaacattttgtcGCCTTGTGATTATTTTTCGGCTTTCTCTAGATGGTGGCGTGGGTAGCTGGCTGGGGAAAATTGTGGGAAAAGGGGGAAAACGACGGGCTAAATGCACCTCGTTTTACTTGATTGCTTTGGGCTTGAGGCCTTGCCAAGTTGAATTTTTATTTCtggctgtcgttgtcgttgtttcCGGtcccaccatcaccatcatcatcatcatcatcatcatcgtatTCATCTTCATTGCTGTCTTGTCATTGGGGGGCTTGTGTCTTTGGTTGAGCGGCCACATGTGCACATAATATTTTAGTGTCCTTTTACTTATGCAACCCCATTTCCGCACTACCCCCCCATCGACTAACAGCATCCTCTTTATATTTCCAGCCAGCAAATAGTTTACTTCTTTGATATTTCCTTAATTGTTAATGGTCCCTCCTGAAAGTAGGCAAcgatatttttattttactgcCTCCGCTACTTGTCCTAATTGAATGGAGGGGCTCTGTCCGTCCAGGGGAGCTGTAGCGATACCTAAGAGATGAGAGAACACCAACATCAATTTCTCATAGTACACTAAtacacaataaaaaaatttctTGAGGGCGGACGAAAGACGGTTTCATTTCAAAAATGTGGACATCAAAAGATATTGCCTACTCTTGGGAGGCATCTAAAACGTTTTGCtcaagaagaaaaaaatgttGC
The sequence above is a segment of the Drosophila pseudoobscura strain MV-25-SWS-2005 chromosome X, UCI_Dpse_MV25, whole genome shotgun sequence genome. Coding sequences within it:
- the LOC6901507 gene encoding MICOS complex subunit Mic10, whose amino-acid sequence is MSSSCSDDSNRESLGRCVCDVIVKAAGGMVIGAGVSLWFLRRRRWPVWMGAGFGVGLACRNCEKDMKALKWGMLHPPSE